Proteins co-encoded in one Diaminobutyricimonas sp. LJ205 genomic window:
- a CDS encoding ferritin-like fold-containing protein, which yields MVNWFSRARARIEAPTVKPRSTVSSAARVELSELAPNILDYLGQVAYLQLSSFEALSLTVIAAPTTEAKRALAEAARLALNKHHELVRAIERRGKSAVELMDRSAARIDEFRRLVRGDDWHEMLMTAYVTSGFLDDFFVGLAGGLTGHDAEKAIEVLSGDSAEEALFEQLRIAIEADEALASRLAMWGRRLMGDTILLARESLVYSEDHDSDEARIEPVLTELIATHTRRMDALGLTA from the coding sequence GTGGTGAATTGGTTCAGTCGTGCGCGCGCCCGCATAGAAGCGCCCACGGTGAAGCCCCGATCCACTGTCTCCTCGGCCGCTCGTGTCGAGCTTTCGGAGCTTGCCCCGAACATTCTCGACTACCTGGGCCAGGTCGCCTACCTTCAGCTGTCGAGCTTCGAAGCGCTGTCGTTGACGGTGATCGCCGCGCCCACCACTGAGGCCAAGCGCGCCCTCGCCGAGGCGGCGCGGTTGGCGCTGAACAAGCACCACGAGCTGGTGCGGGCGATTGAACGCCGTGGCAAGTCGGCGGTCGAGCTGATGGACCGCTCCGCGGCGCGGATCGACGAGTTCCGCCGGCTGGTCCGCGGCGACGACTGGCACGAGATGCTGATGACGGCATACGTCACCAGCGGGTTCCTCGACGACTTCTTCGTCGGCCTTGCCGGCGGGCTGACCGGGCACGACGCGGAAAAGGCGATCGAGGTGCTGTCGGGCGACTCAGCCGAAGAGGCCCTGTTCGAGCAGCTGCGAATCGCCATCGAGGCGGATGAGGCGCTGGCCTCGCGCCTGGCGATGTGGGGTCGCCGGTTGATGGGCGACACGATCCTGCTGGCGCGCGAGTCGCTCGTCTACTCCGAGGATCACGACAGCGACGAGGCCCGCATCGAGCCGGTGCTGACCGAACTGATCGCGACGCACACCCGCCGGATGGACGCGCTGGGCCTCACCGCGTAG
- a CDS encoding DEAD/DEAH box helicase, translating to MTFSELGIEQDLVDALASKGIIEPFPIQTQTIPLALGGQDIIGQAKTGTGKTFGFGLPLVQRLGADPEPGVQALVVVPTRELAVQVSEDLELATSNRPTSIVAIYGGKAYEGQVAQLKAGAQIVVGTPGRLLDLAGQRLLSLKNVKVMVLDEADKMLDLGFLPDVEKLFAQTDPTRHTMLFSATMPGPVVALARRFMNRPIHIRATDPDEGLTQANIKHLIYRAHSLDKDEVIARILQAEGRGKTVVFTRTKRAASKIVEELTDRGFSAAAVHGDMSQEARERSMASFKAGKKDVLIATDVAARGIDVDDVTHVINHTIPEDEKAYLHRVGRTGRAGKTGIAVTFVDWDDLHKWALINRALEFGQPEPTETYSSSPHLFSDLNIPHGSKGRIKKTPAAPHVEREPKAEAERTRTRSRNRTRSGGGGSDATAEAPQKPAGAGTHDGTAPARRSRSRRRRPSSGAPQTPPPAA from the coding sequence TTGACTTTCAGTGAACTGGGCATCGAACAAGACTTGGTCGATGCTCTCGCAAGCAAGGGCATCATCGAGCCCTTCCCCATTCAAACCCAGACCATCCCACTCGCGCTCGGCGGCCAGGACATCATCGGTCAGGCGAAGACCGGCACCGGCAAGACGTTCGGTTTCGGGCTCCCGCTCGTGCAGCGCCTCGGCGCCGATCCCGAACCCGGTGTGCAAGCCCTCGTCGTGGTGCCGACCCGCGAGCTCGCGGTGCAGGTGTCCGAGGATCTCGAGCTGGCGACATCCAACCGCCCCACCAGCATCGTCGCTATCTACGGCGGTAAGGCCTACGAGGGCCAGGTGGCCCAGCTCAAGGCCGGAGCGCAGATCGTCGTCGGCACGCCCGGCCGATTGCTCGACCTCGCCGGTCAACGGCTGCTCAGCTTGAAGAACGTCAAGGTGATGGTGCTCGACGAGGCCGACAAGATGCTCGATCTGGGCTTCCTGCCCGACGTCGAGAAGCTGTTCGCGCAGACCGACCCGACCCGGCACACCATGTTGTTCTCGGCGACGATGCCGGGCCCCGTGGTTGCGCTGGCGCGTCGGTTCATGAACCGGCCGATCCACATCCGCGCGACCGACCCCGATGAGGGGCTCACGCAGGCCAACATCAAGCACCTCATCTATCGGGCGCACTCGCTCGACAAGGACGAGGTCATCGCCCGCATCCTGCAGGCCGAGGGTCGCGGCAAGACCGTGGTCTTCACCCGCACCAAGCGCGCGGCCTCGAAGATCGTCGAGGAGCTCACCGACCGCGGCTTCAGCGCCGCGGCGGTGCACGGCGACATGAGCCAGGAGGCGCGTGAGCGCTCGATGGCGTCGTTCAAGGCGGGCAAGAAGGACGTGCTGATCGCCACGGATGTCGCCGCCCGCGGCATCGACGTGGACGACGTCACCCACGTCATCAACCACACCATCCCCGAAGACGAGAAGGCCTACCTGCACCGCGTCGGCCGCACCGGCCGCGCCGGCAAGACCGGCATCGCGGTCACCTTCGTCGACTGGGACGACCTGCACAAGTGGGCGCTGATCAACCGGGCACTCGAGTTCGGCCAGCCGGAACCGACCGAGACCTACTCGTCGAGCCCGCACCTGTTCAGCGACCTGAACATCCCGCACGGTTCCAAGGGCCGCATCAAGAAGACGCCCGCCGCGCCGCACGTCGAGCGGGAGCCGAAGGCTGAAGCCGAGCGCACCCGCACGCGGAGCCGCAATCGCACCCGGTCGGGCGGTGGAGGGTCGGATGCCACGGCCGAAGCCCCTCAGAAGCCCGCAGGCGCCGGCACCCACGACGGCACCGCTCCCGCGCGTCGCAGTCGCTCGCGTCGTCGTCGGCCGAGCTCGGGCGCTCCGCAGACGCCGCCGCCCGCAGCGTAG
- a CDS encoding PHP domain-containing protein, giving the protein MPKADPSMLIDLHTHSSVSDGTQTPTQLMRAAVAAELDVVALTDHDSTAGWQEAMTAASGTGVLLIPGIELSTRIQYASVHVLGYLFDPLDAEIVAETARIRDGRLHRAERIVERLAVDYDLTWDDVLAQSSMGATIGRPHIADALVARGHVPNRSAAFASMLHWRTGYVEPHYAPSPRDGIRMIAEAGGVPVLAHPATHGRSSVVAESHLRELIDVGLAGLEIGHRENTEAGRAQLRRYAEKYDLIVTGSSDYHGDGKPNRLAENSTAPDQLERILALGSGSEPFQG; this is encoded by the coding sequence ATGCCGAAGGCCGACCCGTCAATGCTCATTGACCTGCACACTCACTCGAGTGTGTCGGACGGCACCCAGACCCCGACCCAGTTGATGCGCGCGGCCGTTGCCGCCGAACTCGACGTGGTCGCGCTGACCGACCACGACTCGACTGCGGGCTGGCAGGAAGCGATGACCGCGGCATCCGGTACCGGCGTCCTGCTGATCCCCGGGATCGAGCTCAGCACCCGCATCCAATACGCCAGCGTGCACGTGCTCGGTTACCTGTTCGATCCGTTGGATGCCGAGATCGTCGCTGAGACGGCGCGCATCCGGGATGGCCGGCTGCACCGGGCCGAGCGCATCGTCGAACGTCTGGCCGTCGACTACGACCTCACCTGGGACGACGTGCTCGCGCAGTCATCGATGGGGGCGACGATCGGCCGCCCGCACATCGCCGATGCCCTGGTCGCGCGTGGGCACGTGCCGAACCGCAGTGCCGCGTTCGCGAGCATGCTGCACTGGCGCACCGGTTATGTCGAGCCGCACTATGCGCCCAGCCCGCGGGACGGCATCCGGATGATCGCCGAAGCGGGCGGGGTTCCGGTGCTGGCGCATCCGGCGACGCACGGCCGGTCCAGTGTGGTCGCCGAGTCGCACCTGCGGGAGCTGATCGACGTGGGCCTCGCGGGGCTCGAGATCGGGCATCGGGAGAACACCGAGGCGGGGCGCGCGCAATTGCGTCGCTACGCCGAGAAGTACGACCTGATCGTCACCGGGTCGAGCGACTACCACGGTGACGGCAAGCCGAACCGGCTGGCGGAGAACTCCACCGCACCCGACCAGCTGGAGCGAATTCTCGCGCTCGGGTCGGGCTCGGAGCCGTTCCAGGGCTAG
- a CDS encoding endonuclease/exonuclease/phosphatase family protein codes for MFARLLAALVTLIAAVCLLVAVWPQLFGLEQAPIIAQVVSARGALLAGTTLAALALVIGALAFRPARRFFGTLAALCVGFALVTAIVLGTRGFGNPADTAAPDSVTVLTWNTLGDAPGAQVIADLAVAEQADVVALPETTEATGVEIAKIMRDSGRPMWVHTRVFDPEYKAQSTTLLISPDLGTYTPDESAGDTRVLPSVVARPDDGDGPVIAAVHPVAPVPQQMRNWRADLEWVSGLCSDGSTIVAGDFNATLDHMEDLAGDSADLGTCVDAAVATGNGAVGTWPTSLPALVGTPIDHVMATPDWTVSGMRVIDSHDDHGSDHRPVVAHLTRTAGTTG; via the coding sequence ATGTTCGCCCGCCTGCTCGCCGCTCTCGTGACCCTCATCGCCGCAGTATGCCTGCTCGTGGCGGTCTGGCCGCAGCTGTTCGGGCTCGAGCAGGCGCCGATCATCGCCCAGGTCGTCTCCGCACGCGGCGCACTGCTCGCCGGGACGACGCTGGCCGCACTGGCGCTGGTCATCGGCGCTCTCGCGTTCCGCCCCGCCCGACGGTTCTTCGGCACGCTGGCCGCCCTCTGCGTCGGCTTCGCCCTGGTCACCGCGATCGTTCTCGGCACGCGCGGCTTCGGCAATCCGGCCGATACCGCCGCGCCCGACTCCGTCACCGTGCTCACCTGGAACACGCTCGGCGACGCGCCCGGCGCGCAGGTGATCGCCGACCTGGCCGTTGCGGAGCAGGCCGACGTCGTGGCTCTTCCCGAGACGACCGAAGCCACCGGTGTCGAAATCGCGAAGATCATGCGCGATTCCGGCCGTCCAATGTGGGTGCACACTCGCGTCTTCGACCCCGAATACAAGGCGCAGTCGACGACCCTGCTGATCAGCCCAGACCTCGGCACCTACACCCCGGACGAATCCGCGGGCGACACTCGGGTGTTGCCGAGCGTCGTGGCCCGACCGGACGACGGTGACGGTCCAGTGATTGCCGCGGTGCATCCGGTCGCGCCGGTCCCCCAACAGATGCGGAACTGGCGGGCGGACCTGGAATGGGTGTCCGGCCTGTGCAGCGACGGCAGCACCATCGTCGCCGGTGACTTCAATGCGACGCTTGACCACATGGAGGATCTGGCCGGGGACAGCGCCGACCTCGGTACCTGCGTCGACGCCGCCGTGGCCACCGGAAACGGCGCGGTCGGAACTTGGCCGACGTCGTTGCCCGCCCTGGTCGGTACGCCCATCGACCATGTGATGGCAACGCCGGACTGGACGGTCAGCGGGATGCGCGTCATCGACTCCCACGACGATCACGGCAGCGACCACCGGCCGGTCGTCGCTCACCTCACCCGAACCGCAGGAACGACAGGGTAG
- a CDS encoding aminopeptidase P family protein — protein MADSTTQAPRATSNRSTTPASDTFKQYISQGWAERPAETLAPREQAAYAAARRIRIAAHYPGKTLVIPAGPAKQRSNDTDYAYRAHSAFSHLTGWGSDTVPGSVLVLRPTADGHEATLYFRESAGRDSDEFYANPEIGEFWTGPRPSLAQVAAELGLNTADLGELTAVLERSDVDTLVVREADRAITDHIDGRRLLTAEPTDLSSPETDFDDELARDLSELRLVKDEYEINQMRLAVEATRQGFNDVFADLPQVVAHPRGERLVEGTFNRRARAEGNTVGYDTIAAAGPHACILHWTRNDGKVSPGDLVLLDAGIELDSLYTADITRTFPVSGTFTPVQRKVYEAVREAADAAFAIVRPGIRFREVHAEAMKVIAARTAEWGLLPVSAEQSLEPEHQYHRRYMVHGTSHHLGLDVHDCAQARRDFYHDGIVEAGMVFTIEPGLYFQPDDLTVPEEFRGIGVRIEDDILVTETGAENLSAAIPRTADEVEAWVQASVK, from the coding sequence ATGGCTGACTCGACCACGCAGGCGCCCCGCGCCACCTCCAACCGTTCAACCACCCCGGCATCCGACACCTTCAAGCAATACATCTCGCAGGGTTGGGCGGAGCGGCCGGCCGAGACGCTCGCCCCACGGGAGCAGGCCGCCTACGCTGCCGCCCGGCGCATCCGCATCGCCGCACACTACCCCGGCAAGACCCTGGTCATCCCTGCCGGACCGGCCAAGCAGCGGTCGAACGACACCGACTACGCCTACCGTGCGCACTCGGCGTTCTCGCACCTGACCGGCTGGGGCTCGGACACCGTTCCCGGCTCGGTGCTGGTGCTGCGCCCCACCGCCGACGGGCATGAGGCGACGCTGTACTTCCGCGAAAGCGCCGGCCGCGACTCGGACGAGTTCTACGCGAACCCCGAGATCGGCGAGTTCTGGACCGGACCGCGCCCGTCGCTGGCGCAGGTCGCCGCCGAACTGGGGCTGAACACCGCGGACCTGGGCGAGCTGACCGCCGTGCTGGAGCGATCGGATGTCGACACCCTCGTCGTCCGTGAGGCAGACCGGGCGATCACCGACCACATCGATGGACGCCGCCTGCTCACAGCCGAGCCGACCGACCTGTCTTCGCCGGAAACCGACTTCGACGACGAACTAGCGCGCGATTTGAGCGAGCTGCGCCTGGTCAAGGACGAGTACGAGATCAACCAGATGCGACTCGCGGTCGAGGCGACACGGCAGGGATTCAACGACGTCTTCGCGGATCTGCCGCAGGTTGTGGCGCACCCGCGCGGCGAACGGCTGGTCGAGGGCACCTTCAACCGGCGCGCCCGCGCCGAGGGCAACACCGTCGGCTACGACACCATCGCCGCAGCCGGGCCGCACGCGTGCATCCTGCACTGGACCCGGAACGACGGCAAGGTCTCCCCCGGCGACCTGGTGCTGCTGGACGCGGGCATCGAACTGGACAGCCTGTACACGGCCGACATCACCCGCACCTTCCCGGTCAGCGGCACCTTCACGCCGGTGCAGCGCAAGGTGTACGAGGCCGTGCGCGAGGCTGCCGACGCGGCGTTCGCGATCGTGCGCCCCGGCATCCGGTTCCGCGAGGTGCACGCCGAGGCGATGAAGGTGATCGCGGCCCGCACCGCCGAGTGGGGGCTGCTGCCGGTCAGCGCCGAGCAGTCACTGGAGCCGGAACACCAGTACCACCGCCGGTACATGGTGCACGGCACCAGCCACCACCTGGGCCTCGATGTGCACGACTGCGCCCAGGCGCGACGGGACTTCTACCACGACGGCATTGTTGAAGCCGGGATGGTGTTCACGATCGAGCCGGGGCTGTACTTCCAGCCCGACGACCTGACGGTGCCCGAGGAGTTCCGCGGCATCGGGGTGCGTATCGAAGACGACATCCTGGTCACCGAGACCGGCGCCGAGAACCTGTCGGCTGCGATTCCGCGGACTGCGGACGAGGTCGAGGCGTGGGTTCAGGCATCCGTCAAGTAG
- a CDS encoding carboxymuconolactone decarboxylase family protein has protein sequence MSDETTPRDDKQFMRNYKTNSPDILAAYANFSKTVFADDEARAVPAKYRELMAVAVGIARQCEYCIESHTRSAQRAGATEEEIAEAVWVASAVGAGSAYTHGRLAFKHVH, from the coding sequence ATGAGTGACGAGACAACGCCGCGCGACGACAAGCAGTTCATGCGGAACTACAAGACCAACAGCCCGGACATCCTCGCCGCGTACGCGAACTTCTCGAAGACGGTGTTCGCCGATGATGAGGCCCGCGCCGTGCCCGCGAAGTACCGGGAACTGATGGCCGTCGCCGTCGGCATCGCGAGGCAATGCGAGTACTGCATCGAGTCCCACACGCGCAGCGCTCAGCGCGCCGGCGCGACTGAGGAAGAGATCGCCGAGGCCGTCTGGGTCGCCTCGGCCGTCGGCGCAGGCTCCGCGTACACGCACGGTCGGCTCGCTTTCAAGCACGTGCACTAG
- a CDS encoding general stress protein translates to MTNQSPFSRRTPALPSVPRGDVLGTYETYVEAQKVVDVLAKADFDVKKLSIIGNDLKTVERVTGKLSYGRAALAGAASGAWFGLFLGLLLFIFSPTPNLAVVASAALIGAGFGMLFSLATYGLNRRKRDFTSMTQVLATNYQIVIDPNLTAQAQSVLGQPSE, encoded by the coding sequence ATGACAAACCAGAGTCCGTTCTCACGCCGCACGCCCGCGTTGCCCTCCGTGCCGCGCGGCGACGTGCTCGGTACCTACGAGACCTATGTCGAGGCGCAGAAGGTCGTCGACGTTCTCGCCAAGGCGGACTTCGACGTCAAGAAGCTCTCGATCATCGGCAACGACCTGAAGACCGTCGAGCGGGTCACCGGCAAGCTCAGTTACGGCCGCGCCGCGCTCGCCGGAGCCGCGAGCGGTGCCTGGTTCGGCCTGTTCCTCGGGCTGCTGCTGTTCATCTTCTCGCCGACGCCGAATCTTGCCGTCGTGGCATCCGCCGCCCTGATCGGTGCCGGTTTCGGCATGCTGTTCAGCCTGGCCACCTACGGGCTGAACCGCCGCAAACGCGACTTCACTTCGATGACGCAGGTGCTCGCCACCAACTATCAGATCGTCATCGACCCGAACCTGACCGCGCAGGCGCAGTCGGTGCTCGGCCAGCCGTCGGAATGA
- a CDS encoding magnesium transporter MgtE N-terminal domain-containing protein, which produces MSATRVFVARLAGCSVFDPAGDRVGKVRDVLVVYRKDGAPRVVGMIVEVPGKRRVFMSIGRVTSIGSGQIITTGLINLRRFEQRGGEVRVIAELLGRKVFLADGSGEATIEDVAIEAVAPSEWEIGQLFLRRPRTSAAPFGKGPTVFADWSEVREKNATGETQSAEHLIATYADLLPADLANTLLDLPPERRHEVAEELSDDRLADALEEMPETDQVDILNELDDKRAADVLDHMQPDDAADLIAQLSEERGEALLGLMEPEEAEDVRMLLAYDADTAGGLMTTEPIIVSADATVAEALALIRRHELAPALGAAVCVTLPPYETPTGRFLGMVHFQRMLRYPPGERLGTLLDQNLEPVRATSSAAEVSRILASYDLVSVPVVDDNHRLVGVVTIDDVLDYLLPEDWRSADADEPRPRIRKRPLSTAQGRRTARGTER; this is translated from the coding sequence GTGAGCGCCACCAGAGTCTTCGTAGCCCGCCTGGCCGGGTGCTCTGTTTTCGACCCCGCGGGCGATCGCGTGGGCAAGGTTCGCGACGTCCTCGTTGTGTACCGCAAGGATGGCGCGCCCCGCGTGGTGGGCATGATCGTCGAGGTGCCCGGCAAGCGGCGGGTGTTCATGTCGATCGGCCGGGTCACCTCGATCGGCTCCGGACAGATCATCACCACCGGGCTGATCAACCTCCGCCGCTTCGAACAGCGCGGCGGCGAGGTGCGGGTGATCGCCGAACTGCTCGGCCGCAAGGTCTTCCTCGCCGACGGCTCCGGCGAGGCCACCATCGAAGACGTCGCGATCGAAGCGGTGGCCCCCAGCGAGTGGGAAATCGGCCAACTGTTCCTGCGACGGCCCCGCACGAGCGCCGCACCGTTCGGTAAGGGACCCACCGTCTTCGCCGACTGGTCGGAGGTGCGGGAGAAGAACGCAACCGGCGAGACCCAGAGCGCCGAGCACCTGATCGCGACCTACGCCGACCTGCTGCCGGCTGACCTCGCGAACACGCTGCTCGACCTGCCGCCGGAGCGCCGCCACGAGGTGGCCGAGGAACTGTCCGACGACCGGCTCGCCGACGCGCTCGAGGAGATGCCCGAGACGGATCAGGTCGACATCCTGAACGAGCTCGACGACAAGCGCGCCGCCGACGTGCTCGACCACATGCAGCCGGATGACGCCGCCGACCTGATCGCGCAACTCTCCGAGGAGCGCGGTGAGGCGCTGCTCGGCCTGATGGAGCCGGAAGAGGCCGAGGACGTGCGCATGCTGCTCGCCTACGACGCCGACACCGCCGGCGGCCTGATGACGACCGAGCCGATCATCGTCTCGGCCGACGCCACCGTCGCCGAAGCGCTCGCCCTGATCCGCCGGCACGAACTGGCCCCCGCCCTCGGCGCCGCGGTCTGCGTGACGCTGCCGCCCTATGAGACCCCGACCGGCCGGTTCCTCGGCATGGTGCACTTCCAGCGGATGCTGCGCTACCCGCCAGGTGAACGCCTCGGCACCCTGCTCGATCAGAACCTCGAGCCGGTGCGGGCAACCTCATCCGCGGCCGAGGTCTCGCGCATCCTCGCCAGTTATGACCTGGTCTCCGTGCCCGTGGTCGATGACAACCACCGCCTGGTCGGGGTGGTGACCATCGATGATGTCCTCGACTACCTGCTGCCGGAAGACTGGCGAAGTGCGGACGCGGACGAACCCCGTCCGCGCATCCGCAAACGACCGCTCAGCACAGCACAGGGAAGGAGGACCGCACGTGGCACGGAACGATAA
- a CDS encoding DUF1003 domain-containing protein, giving the protein MARNDNNSRMDAPKGLRTPFTARFRGRDRFGRMTESFARGMGTPWFLLGMTIFCGLWLTYNTLASPGNQFDPEAQKFPLLTLILSLQASYAAPLLLLAQNRQDDRDRVQIEQDRQRAERNLADTEYLAREVVALRLAMKDMASKDFIRGELRTLLEELDRDKGTSREPTSGG; this is encoded by the coding sequence GTGGCACGGAACGATAACAACTCCCGGATGGATGCCCCGAAGGGCCTCCGCACCCCGTTCACCGCACGGTTCCGCGGCCGTGACCGGTTCGGCCGGATGACCGAGTCCTTTGCGCGCGGCATGGGCACGCCCTGGTTCCTGCTCGGGATGACCATCTTCTGTGGCCTGTGGCTGACCTACAACACCCTCGCGTCGCCGGGTAACCAGTTCGACCCTGAGGCGCAGAAGTTCCCGCTGCTGACGCTCATCCTGTCGCTGCAGGCGTCCTACGCCGCACCGCTGCTGCTGCTCGCGCAGAACCGGCAGGACGACCGCGACCGCGTGCAGATCGAGCAGGACCGCCAGCGCGCGGAACGGAACCTGGCCGACACCGAGTACCTCGCCCGCGAGGTGGTCGCCCTGCGGCTGGCCATGAAGGACATGGCGTCGAAGGACTTCATCCGCGGCGAGCTGCGCACCTTGCTCGAGGAACTCGACCGCGACAAGGGCACCTCCAGGGAGCCGACTTCCGGTGGTTGA
- a CDS encoding Mrp/NBP35 family ATP-binding protein gives MVEERPTQEDASRNHPTADSIRTALGRVIDPEIRKPITELDMVRDIRVEAGHATVGVQLTIVGCPAADTIERDVRAATAAVDGVTEVTVDVTVMTPAQRQALTEKLRGGRSKTLQFGPDSLTSIYAVTSGKGGVGKSTLTANLAVSLASRGLKVGLVDADVFGFSIPGILGIEGAKPTQVNDMILPPVVHGVKVISIGMFVENTSTAVAWRGPMLHRTIQQFLTDVYFGDLDVLLLDLPPGTGDVAITLGQLLPHAEVLVVTTPQPAAADVAERSGLVARQTGQSVLGVVENMAGLAQADGSVLELFGSGGGAETARRLDVPLMASVPLSIALRAGGDTGEPIVLADPADPAAQAIASVADVLATRGRNLAGRKLGFSVN, from the coding sequence GTGGTTGAGGAGCGCCCGACGCAGGAGGACGCGTCTCGAAACCATCCCACTGCAGACTCGATCCGCACCGCGCTCGGCCGGGTGATCGACCCGGAGATCCGCAAGCCCATCACCGAGCTGGACATGGTCCGCGACATCCGGGTCGAAGCCGGTCACGCGACCGTGGGCGTGCAATTGACGATTGTCGGATGTCCGGCGGCTGACACCATCGAACGCGACGTCCGCGCCGCGACAGCCGCCGTTGACGGTGTCACCGAGGTGACCGTCGATGTGACGGTGATGACCCCTGCGCAGCGGCAGGCGCTGACCGAGAAGCTCCGCGGCGGGCGGTCCAAGACGCTGCAGTTCGGCCCGGACTCGCTCACCAGCATCTACGCGGTGACCAGCGGCAAGGGCGGGGTCGGCAAGTCCACGCTGACCGCGAACCTTGCCGTCTCGCTCGCCAGCCGCGGACTCAAGGTCGGGCTGGTCGACGCCGACGTGTTCGGCTTCTCGATCCCCGGCATCCTCGGCATCGAAGGCGCGAAGCCGACGCAGGTGAACGACATGATCCTGCCGCCGGTCGTGCACGGCGTGAAGGTCATCTCGATCGGAATGTTCGTCGAGAACACCTCGACCGCCGTGGCCTGGCGCGGACCGATGCTGCACCGGACGATCCAGCAGTTCCTCACCGACGTGTACTTCGGCGACCTGGACGTGCTGCTGCTCGATCTGCCGCCCGGCACCGGCGACGTGGCAATCACCCTCGGGCAGCTGCTGCCGCACGCCGAGGTGCTCGTGGTCACCACCCCGCAGCCGGCGGCGGCGGATGTCGCGGAGCGCAGCGGTCTCGTCGCCAGGCAGACCGGGCAGAGCGTGCTCGGGGTGGTCGAGAACATGGCGGGGCTCGCACAGGCCGACGGCAGCGTCCTGGAGCTGTTCGGGTCTGGCGGTGGGGCGGAGACCGCTCGGCGCCTGGACGTGCCGCTGATGGCCTCTGTGCCGCTGAGCATCGCGTTGCGGGCCGGCGGTGACACCGGGGAGCCGATCGTGCTTGCCGACCCCGCAGATCCCGCGGCGCAAGCGATCGCATCCGTCGCTGACGTGCTCGCCACCCGCGGCCGCAACCTCGCGGGCCGGAAGCTCGGCTTCAGCGTCAACTGA
- a CDS encoding sec-independent translocase has product MFGLTFEKLLIIGILAVFLLGPERLPYYAGKLGELIRQLRRMANGAKDRMREEMGPEFDDVDWKKLDPRQYDPRRIIREALVDDDDVAPAPVAAAVAVTPTVRESAYAQRQRMLKEGRPAPFDDEAT; this is encoded by the coding sequence GTGTTCGGGTTGACTTTCGAGAAGCTGTTGATCATCGGCATCCTTGCCGTGTTCCTTCTCGGCCCCGAACGGCTGCCGTACTACGCGGGCAAGCTCGGCGAACTGATCCGGCAACTGCGACGCATGGCGAATGGCGCCAAGGACCGCATGCGCGAGGAGATGGGCCCGGAGTTCGACGATGTCGACTGGAAGAAGCTCGACCCGCGCCAGTATGACCCGAGGCGCATCATTCGCGAGGCGCTGGTCGACGATGACGACGTCGCCCCGGCGCCGGTGGCTGCTGCTGTCGCGGTGACGCCGACCGTGCGTGAGTCCGCGTACGCGCAGCGCCAGCGGATGCTCAAGGAAGGCCGCCCTGCCCCGTTCGACGACGAGGCCACGTAG
- a CDS encoding O-methyltransferase encodes MSEKELNWKFAEEFVVETPEIIQARHHSLEQGIEPISAAVGAQLAVIAAATNASNIVEIGTGVGVSGLWLFTGAPNATLTSIDSELDYQQTARRMFADAGIPAARTRLITGRAREVLPRMNEGSYDIVFVDADPHSVIEYVEHGLRLARVGGTVLVAHALWRDRVADPAQRDDTVADFRLLLTEIAASSAVISALSPVGDGLLQLTKIAE; translated from the coding sequence GTGTCTGAAAAAGAATTGAACTGGAAGTTCGCCGAGGAGTTCGTGGTCGAGACTCCCGAAATCATCCAGGCACGCCACCACTCATTGGAGCAGGGCATCGAGCCCATCTCCGCTGCGGTCGGCGCGCAGCTCGCGGTGATCGCCGCGGCCACCAACGCCTCGAACATCGTCGAGATCGGCACGGGGGTCGGCGTCAGCGGACTGTGGCTGTTCACCGGTGCCCCGAACGCCACGCTCACCTCGATCGACAGCGAACTGGATTACCAGCAGACCGCCCGGCGCATGTTCGCCGATGCCGGCATCCCCGCCGCGCGCACCCGCCTGATCACCGGCCGCGCGCGTGAGGTGCTGCCGCGTATGAACGAAGGGTCATATGACATCGTCTTCGTCGACGCCGACCCGCACTCGGTGATCGAATACGTCGAGCACGGCCTGCGCCTCGCGCGTGTCGGCGGCACGGTGCTGGTGGCTCATGCGCTGTGGCGTGACCGCGTCGCAGACCCGGCGCAGCGCGATGACACGGTGGCCGACTTCCGCCTGCTGCTGACTGAGATCGCGGCATCCAGCGCCGTGATCAGCGCCCTCTCCCCCGTGGGCGACGGCCTGCTGCAGCTGACGAAGATCGCCGAATAG
- a CDS encoding DUF3117 domain-containing protein has translation MAAMKPRTGDGPMEAVKEGRLIIVRVPLEGGGRLVVSVNDAEAKELHDALAGVISA, from the coding sequence ATGGCAGCCATGAAACCGCGGACCGGTGACGGACCCATGGAGGCTGTCAAGGAGGGTCGTCTCATCATCGTGCGGGTGCCGCTTGAGGGTGGCGGTCGCCTGGTCGTGTCGGTCAACGACGCCGAGGCCAAGGAACTCCATGACGCACTCGCCGGAGTAATCTCCGCATAG